Below is a window of Shinella sp. PSBB067 DNA.
ACAAGGACTTGCGTGAGGTAGTTGAGGAATAGGGTGCGATACGGCCCGATTTCCTTCCCACGTTCCCTGGTGATGAAATCCGGGAGCGCTGGTAGCGATGTCGCCTCAACCTCCTCCAGAAAGTCCGCCACGGGGTCTCCCATGTAAACGAAGAACGCGCCGTCCTGCTTGATGGCCATTGCCAGCCATCCGAACGCAAAGCGGATGAACGTCATAGGTACAGGCAACGCCTTAGGATTGGCCTTGTATTGCCGCACGAACTCCAAGGCGGCATTTCCCGCGATGGCGACTACCTGCTCATGGTCCAGGCTTACCGGGCCGAGCTTCAGCAGCGTCTGCCATTCGGCCATTCGCTTCTGATGGTCTTGTAGGCGATCCGTATAGACGCGCTCCGCGACACTTTTGGTCCGCTCGCCTAGCGATTTCAGATAGTCCTGGTTCTTGCCGACCTTCACCCCAAGCTCAATGAGTCGGCCCCGCTCATTCCAAATCTCGGAGGGGATATAAAATCGACCCTGCCAGACCCCGGAGCCTTTACGCCTGGAGAGACCACGCATTTTCCAGCGCCTTCCGACCATTACACATCACCATTCCATAGCAGTCCAGGTTGCGGAAAGCCATTGAGAATGCTATGTTCTTGACGTTACAGGAAAAGAAAATGGTGCTGCTAGAGAGATTTGAACTCTCGGCCTCTCCCTTACCAAGGGAGTGCTCTACCCCTGAGCTATAGCAGCATCCGGCGAAACAAGGCTGCTTCGCTTGAGCGAGGGCCTATTGCCACAGGTGATCGGGCAGCGCAAGCGGCCAATGCGCGATAATCGCAACAATCTGATGCGGGTGGCGCTTTTTTCGGGGTGTGGATTTGATTAAGAGAAGCGGCATGGGCGGCAAGGACGAGACGGGAAGCGGCAGGATCAGGACGGAAGCGGAGCTTCGGGCCGAGCGGCTGGCGAAGACGCTCAGGGAGAACCTGCAGCGCCGCAAGCAGCAGGCGCGCGCGCGCCGTGCGGGCGATGCGGACGAAACGACAGGGCTTCCTGCCGCAAAAAAAGACGAATCGGACGGTTAGTCGGTGGCGTCTTCACCACGAAGGCTGCGGGGACGGGTTCCGGAACCGGGCGCAAGTAACCATGCGGCCGGCACGGTCTTCATTTTTCGATCGCGATGCTCTAAAGAAGCCGCCATCTCCGAAAGCCGATAGTCTCAGGAAAGGCGGGCCCGGCCCGTAGTCACACATGGATCGTATCAGGATTGTAGGCGGCAACGAGCTTCGGGGCATCATCCCGATCTCCGGCGCCAAGAATGCCGCGTTGCCGCTGATGATCGCGTCGCTCCTCACCGACGACACGCTGACGCTGGAAAACGTGCCGCACCTTGCAGACGTCGAGCAGCTCATCCGCATTCTCGGCAACCACGGCGCCGACATCTCCGTCAACGGCCGCCGCGAGCGCCAGGGCGAGGGTTACTCGCGCACGATCCACTTCACCTCGCGCAACATCGTCGACACGACGGCGCCCTACGAGCTGGTCTCGAAGATGCGCGCCTCCTTCTGGGTCATCGGCCCGCTGCTTGCCCGCGAAGGCAAGGCCCGCGTGTCGCTGCCGGGCGGCTGCGCCATCGGCACGCGCCCGGTCGACCTCTTCATCGAGGGCCTGGCCGCGCTCGGCGCGAAGATCGAGATCGACGGCGGCTATATCGAGGCGAGGGCGCCGGAAGGCGGCCTGATCGGCGCGCGCTACACCTTCCCGAAGGTTTCCGTCGGCGCCACGCATGTCATGATGATGGCCGCGACGCTTGCCCGCGGCACGACCGTGATCGGCAACGCCGCCCGCGAGCCTGAGGTGCGGGACCTTGCCAAGTGCCTCAACGCCATGGGCGCGAAAATCACCGGCGCCGGCACCTCCACCATCACCGTCGAAGGCGTCGACCAGCTTTCCGGCGCGCGCCATCGCGTGCTTCCCGATCGCATCGAGACCGGCACCTATGCCATGGCCGTCGCCATGACCGGCGGCGACGTCGTGCTGGAAGGCACGGATGCCGCGCTCCTCGACACGGCGCTCGAAGCGGTCCGCCGCTCCGGCGCGCAGATTACCTCGACGGAAACCGGCATCCGCGTCGTGCGCAACGGCGGCGGCATCAAGCCGGTCGATGTCGTCACCGATCCCTTCCCGGGCTTCCCGACGGACCTCCAGGCGCAGTTCATGGGCCTGATGACCAAGTCGAGCGGCATCTCGCACATCACCGAGACGATCTTCGAGAACCGCTTCATGCACGTCCAGGAGCTTGCCCGCCTCGGCGCGAAGATATCGCTTTCCGGCCAGACGGCCAAGATCGAGGGCGTCGAGCGGCTGCGCGGCGCCCCCGTCATGGCGACGGACCTGCGCGCCTCCGTCTCGCTCGTCATCGCCGGCCTTGCCGCCGAAGGCGAGACCATGGTCTCGCGCGTCTACCATCTCGACCGCGGCTTCGAGCGGCTCGAGGAGAAGCTCACCCATTGCGGCGCGGTCGTGGAGCGCGTCAGCGACTAACGCGCAATCCAGCGAAAGTGCGCAGCGGTTTCGCGCCGTAAATTGCGTGATGGAAAAGAGGAAGCGTTTTCGAATGGAAACGCTTCCCGCGCGGCGGAGTTGCAGTCCGCCGTGTGCCGTCCTATCTCGTGATCGAATATTCGGGATGCCGCGCCTCCGCGGGAAGGACTTGCCAATGCACAGCCTGAAACTGCTCGCCCTCGACACGGAAGACCTTTCCGTCGTCTCCGCTCACCTGCAGGACGCGGTCTTCAAGACCGACGGTCTCGCCTATGACGCACGCCACCACGTCTTCTCCCTCGCCGTCAACCGCTTCGTCTGGGAAAAGGCGGCGGGCCGCGGCAAGGCCTTCGAGCGCCGCCGCGCCGTCATCGCCTTCAAGCGCGTCAACGCCGTGCGCTCGATCGGCGTCGACCGCAAGGATACCGAGGCCGTCTTCTCCCTGCTCGCCGTCGACTTCACGCCGAACGGCGAAGGCCCCGATGGCACGATCACGCTCGTCATGTCCGGCAACGCCTCCATCGCCCTCGATGTGGAATGCGTCGAAGTTCAGCTTGCAGATACCGGCGGAGCATGGGAAAC
It encodes the following:
- the murA gene encoding UDP-N-acetylglucosamine 1-carboxyvinyltransferase, yielding MDRIRIVGGNELRGIIPISGAKNAALPLMIASLLTDDTLTLENVPHLADVEQLIRILGNHGADISVNGRRERQGEGYSRTIHFTSRNIVDTTAPYELVSKMRASFWVIGPLLAREGKARVSLPGGCAIGTRPVDLFIEGLAALGAKIEIDGGYIEARAPEGGLIGARYTFPKVSVGATHVMMMAATLARGTTVIGNAAREPEVRDLAKCLNAMGAKITGAGTSTITVEGVDQLSGARHRVLPDRIETGTYAMAVAMTGGDVVLEGTDAALLDTALEAVRRSGAQITSTETGIRVVRNGGGIKPVDVVTDPFPGFPTDLQAQFMGLMTKSSGISHITETIFENRFMHVQELARLGAKISLSGQTAKIEGVERLRGAPVMATDLRASVSLVIAGLAAEGETMVSRVYHLDRGFERLEEKLTHCGAVVERVSD
- a CDS encoding DUF2948 family protein, coding for MHSLKLLALDTEDLSVVSAHLQDAVFKTDGLAYDARHHVFSLAVNRFVWEKAAGRGKAFERRRAVIAFKRVNAVRSIGVDRKDTEAVFSLLAVDFTPNGEGPDGTITLVMSGNASIALDVECVEVQLADTGGAWETSLKPRHPAV